From the genome of Symbiobacterium terraclitae, one region includes:
- a CDS encoding response regulator transcription factor, with amino-acid sequence MAIRVLICDDHMMVRQGVRMVLQSEPDLELVGEAGRGDEVVELTKQLRPDVVIMDISLPDMSGIEATRLIKQAVPETRVIGLTMHEEEPFVLEFFRAGADAYIVKRSAAADLVGAIRAVMEGQAVLDPAVTRAVVSGYVSRPVPAAGQSAEPCPLTPREREILILVAEGLTNAEIARRLFISEKTVQTHRSNMLDKLGIHDRTELVRYAIRQGLVEP; translated from the coding sequence GTGGCGATACGGGTGCTGATCTGCGACGACCACATGATGGTGCGTCAGGGCGTACGCATGGTGCTGCAGTCTGAGCCCGACCTGGAACTGGTGGGCGAGGCCGGCCGCGGCGACGAGGTGGTCGAGCTGACCAAGCAGCTCCGGCCCGACGTGGTGATCATGGACATCTCCCTGCCCGACATGAGCGGCATCGAGGCGACCCGGCTGATCAAGCAGGCGGTTCCGGAGACGCGCGTCATCGGCCTGACCATGCACGAGGAGGAGCCGTTCGTGCTGGAGTTCTTCCGGGCCGGGGCCGATGCGTATATCGTAAAGCGGTCGGCTGCCGCCGACCTGGTCGGGGCCATCCGCGCCGTGATGGAGGGACAGGCGGTACTCGACCCCGCCGTGACCCGCGCCGTGGTCTCCGGCTACGTCTCGCGGCCCGTTCCCGCCGCGGGCCAGTCCGCCGAACCCTGCCCGCTGACCCCGCGCGAGCGGGAGATCCTCATCCTGGTGGCCGAGGGGCTCACCAACGCCGAGATCGCCCGCAGGCTGTTCATCAGCGAGAAGACCGTGCAGACGCACCGGTCCAACATGCTCGACAAGCTGGGGATCCACGACCGCACCGAGCTGGTGCGCTACGCCATCCGGCAGGGGCTGGTGGAGCCCTAG
- a CDS encoding DUF2325 domain-containing protein, translating into MVLVIGGDHLGSIGQNLRNIGFTDVKHVTGRTERRVEIPAGTELVIVLIDYVNHNLARWVKEQAKARQLPIIFARRSWSAICTSLQNCADCPNRENCTGSTAPAERSTTAC; encoded by the coding sequence GTGGTACTCGTCATCGGCGGCGACCATCTGGGCTCGATTGGCCAGAATCTGCGCAACATCGGCTTCACTGACGTGAAGCACGTCACCGGGCGCACGGAGCGCCGGGTCGAGATTCCGGCCGGCACGGAGCTCGTGATCGTCCTCATCGATTACGTGAACCACAATCTGGCCCGCTGGGTGAAGGAGCAGGCCAAGGCCCGGCAGTTGCCCATCATATTCGCCCGCCGCTCCTGGAGCGCCATCTGTACGTCGCTGCAGAACTGCGCAGACTGCCCGAACCGGGAGAACTGTACGGGGTCGACGGCGCCCGCCGAGCGCTCGACAACTGCCTGCTGA
- a CDS encoding DedA family protein, with the protein MHWTTGIMETFGYPGIVLIILIENLFPPIPSEIVLPFAGFMTTQGSLTLFGVLIAATLGSVLGAIALYGVGLWFGRERIYWIVRRFGRWLTISEQDVQRTEDWFERYGTWTVFFCRMVPVMRSLISIPAGLVRMNLGVFILYTAIGSAIWNLLLVGVGAALGAAWPTVSRWVSIYQDAVIAAALLAVAAFLLYRLATRRKG; encoded by the coding sequence ATGCACTGGACCACCGGGATCATGGAGACCTTCGGCTATCCGGGTATCGTGCTGATCATCCTGATCGAGAACCTGTTTCCCCCTATCCCGTCGGAGATCGTGCTGCCCTTCGCCGGCTTCATGACGACGCAGGGCAGCCTGACGCTGTTCGGCGTCCTGATCGCCGCCACCCTCGGCTCGGTGCTCGGGGCCATCGCCCTCTACGGCGTCGGCCTCTGGTTCGGCCGGGAGCGCATTTACTGGATCGTGCGCCGCTTCGGCCGGTGGCTGACCATCAGCGAGCAGGACGTGCAGCGCACCGAGGACTGGTTTGAGCGCTACGGCACCTGGACGGTGTTCTTCTGCCGCATGGTGCCCGTGATGCGCAGCCTGATCTCCATCCCCGCGGGCCTCGTGCGCATGAACCTCGGCGTGTTCATCCTCTACACGGCGATCGGCTCGGCGATCTGGAACCTCCTCCTGGTGGGCGTCGGAGCGGCGCTGGGCGCTGCCTGGCCGACCGTCTCCCGGTGGGTGTCCATCTACCAGGACGCGGTCATCGCAGCGGCGCTGCTGGCCGTGGCCGCCTTCCTCCTCTACCGGCTGGCAACCCGCAGGAAGGGCTGA